The genomic segment CCATGTAAGAAGTCCCCATGTAGGAAGTTCCTCATGTGGAAAGTTCTTCATGTAGGAAGTTCCCCTTGAAGGAAGTTCTTCATATTGGAAGTTCCCCTTGTAGGAAGTTCCCCTTGAAGGAAGTTCCCATGTTGGAAGTTCCCCTTGTAGGGAGTTCCCCTGGTAGGAAGTCTCCGTGTAGGAAGTTCCCATTGTAGGAAGTTCCCTAATAGGAAGTTCCCCTTGTAGGAAGTTCCCCTTGTTGGAAGTTCCCCATGTAGGAAGTTCCCCTTGTAGGAAGTTCCCCTTGTAGGAAGTTTCCCATGTACAAAGTTCCCCTTGTAGGAAGTTCCCCATGTAGGAAGTTCCCCTTGTCGGGAGTTCCCCTTGTTGGAAGTTCTCCATGTAGGAAGTTCCCCTTGTAGGAAGTTCCCCTTGTGGGAAGTTCCACATGTAGGATGTTCCCCATGTAGGAAGTTCCCCTTGAAGGGAGTTCCCCATATTGGAAGTTCCCCTTGTAGGAAGTTCCCCATGTAGGAAGTTCCCCTTTCAGGGAGTTCCCCATGTAGGAAGTTCCCATGTAGGAAGTTCCCCTTGTCGGGAGTTCCCCTTGTAGGAAGTTCCCCATGTAGGACGTCCCCATGTAGGAAGTTCCCCTTGTAGGACGTCCCCATGTAGGAAGTTCCCCTTGAAGGAAGTTCCCCTTGAAGGAAGTTCCCCATATTAGAAGTTCCCCTTGTAGGAAGTTCCCCATGTAGGAAGTTCCCCTTTTAGGGAGTTCCCCATGTAGGAAGTTCCCATGTAGGAAGTTCCCCTTGTCGGGAGTTCCCCTTGTAGGAAGTTCCCCATGTAGGACGTCCCCATGTAGGAAGTTCCCCTTGTAGGAATTTCACCATGCAGGAAGTTCCCCTTGTAGGAAGTCCCCATGTAGGAAGTTCCCCTTGTAGGAAGTTCCCCTTGTAGGAAGTCCGCCTGTAGGAAGTTCCACTTGTAGGAAGTTCCCCAAGTAGGAAGTTCCCCCTGTATGAAGTTCCCCATGTAGGAAGTTCCCCTTTTAGGAAGTTCCCCTTGCAAGAAGTTCCCCTTGTATGAAGTTCCCCATGTAGGAAGTTCCCCTTGTAGGAAGTTCCAACGGATAAAAGAAGTAGCATTATGAAGCATCAAAAACTTTGTTTATTGAATGAGGGAGGCAACAAACCTTTTGTAAGAAACGTCTTCAGAAATACCTCCTTCACAAATCTACAAAAATTCTAATAGCGAATTTTGGAATACAGTTACACACACGTGGCATCCCTCGCTCATAACACACAAGCACTTTCCTTTGGTATCATTCTATTTTCTCCTCAGTATCTCTCCATCTCCGGGCAGAAAGGGCTTTTTTCACTGCCTGTCCTTTCTCCGTTCTCAGAAAGCGTCATTTCAAGCGAACTCTATATCTCTATGATCAttctttacaatttatttttcgtAACTCTGACGTCCTCGGCCCACCAAAGCTTTgtagaattatttattaattttttttaaagaaccaaACTGGACCCCAGTGAAAGGAAAGTATGTCAAGCCGTAACCTGCAACATTTCAAATTTTACAGGGACACTATCCACTTTTGTacaaagggttttttttattttatttttttatttttttgcagataTACTGTCGCTTTTCATTTTCCGACAAGTGTGAAAATCTGTTTGGCCATCACGTCTTTCTTATTTGtgaattttcataataaagctcGCTTTTTATCTCCCTAAAGTTTCATTTCGGATTTACCATAATAACATTATAATTGAacttaaatattttatcattcttgCTTCAGCTATTATGTTTTGTAATCACGAGTGAATTGATACAAAATCATATGTTTTTGCTCTGCACTATAACTACTAACATGCGCAATACTTAGCTCTTTAAATGCATTGAGACTGAAACAATAAGCACAATACAATTTCGAGGTTTTAAAGAAGTTAGATGTAGTTACAAAAACAAACTTTGTTAAGAAAATACTTTTAAGTTTTACTTCAAACATGGGTTTTACGTCACCACTGAAGTTAAATTTGTTAACTGTCAGAGTGGGACGTTGaaaacttttgttttctttcttaaataCCAACAAAGAACACATGAAACAGATAGAACCCATAACATCAATATGAAGAATTCGGTTGGATGTCACATGAGAAAGAGAACATAAGAAAATGGATTTTAACAAGGTGTGTCAATTAACCATGCAATATAAACAGAATGCACGAAGAGCTTGATATACAATGGAA from the Macrobrachium nipponense isolate FS-2020 chromosome 42, ASM1510439v2, whole genome shotgun sequence genome contains:
- the LOC135213248 gene encoding uncharacterized protein LOC135213248; translation: MGNFLQGELPSRGTSYMGTSYKGNFLHGDVLHGELPTRGTPDKGNFLHGNFLHGELPERGTSYMGNFLQGELPIWGTPFKGNFLHGEHPTCGTSHKGNFLQGELPTWRTSNKGNSRQGELPTWGTSYKGNFVHGKLPTRGTSYKGNFLHGELPTRGTSYKGNFLLGNFLQWELPTRRLPTRGTPYKGNFQHGNFLQGELPTRGTSNMKNFLQGELPT